ATACATTATCACATACAGCagcagtattttgcttttctttaatgcaaGTGTTcttgcacaaaaaaaaccaactactTCTCAGAATTCTGAAGTAAGATTTTGATCAGCAAGGATGAGTTTATTGGAAATAACTGTTTATACTTCAGCCGTACCTAGAAGCTCTATCCAAGACCACGTTGGTGTTGAATAAATACAGACCAAAACTCTCCTCTGAAGAACTTGAGATAAAGGGTGAGAGGAGTAGCTTAGAGTTTAAGTGACATAGCCCTAACACAGTAAATCTCTAGAAGAACTAGAAATAGAAGGTCAGGTCTTCCAGGTCTAGACCCTGTCCACTTGACCATACTATCTCCCACCTTTGGTTTCTACTGTCTTACTCCTCCAGACATTGACCTTTGGAGGAAATTGACTGAATCCCAAGAGCTGCCTGTGCTCCATTATTTCAGCTTATTCCTACTTCAAGACTAACCATCTTTTACacagatttccttctctttccaaacACATTGTTGATTAACTTGGCCATTGACTTTGATCCACTTGGTCGTCTCTTTTCCTTCACTTTGAAATTTGAGATGATATTCCTCAGGACTTTCGTGAACATCGTCACAACTTCCTGATAATGTTCTGCTGCAGACAGTTCACAGAATTGGCACTTGTTATCCATTGCCAGCTTTTGTCCTTCATCCCAGCCAACTTCCCTCATGTGGGATAAATCTTGTTTATTACCAACCAAAAATACTGATGACTCAACCATTCTGGAATCAAAAAGGTTCCAATTAGAGAAAAGATGTTACAATACTGTGCTGTATGCTGTTGCTATATAAACTGTGTATGAAAAGTATGTATGTTCAAGATAATAGgcattgcaaaaaaacccaaaagaacaaaCCAACCCCCTAACCTTGCCAGGTAGAGTTATAGTTTTCCATTTGCCATAGTCAAATGTCAAAGGATTTTCCAGACAAGCTATTCTCTATCAGTAAGTTTTCATTTGGTTCCTCCACTCAGTGagttcatgtatttttaatccACTGCAGTTTTCATACTCTATACTGCTGAGTATATTGTCAGCTCCTGGACTTCATGAAGAAGCAAGCTGATCATTATCTCCATTTGTAGATAAAAGAATAGAGTCAAAGAGATGCACCAGTGTCAGTGGcataattcagaagaaaacacaggaatCCTAATTCCAAGCTTTTGCTAAAATCACTCCTTCCAGGGAAACCTTAATTAAGAAAGGTCAGCAgtaagacagacagaaaagtggtgtttgttgttttttgttgttgttggttttttttactccACTTCTGATACAAGGAAAGGATTTAACTCTCATTTATTTAGAAAGCACCTCAGTTGACTGATGCAGGAATATACACCACATCATGTACTCAGACTTGCAATTTTGGTGGTTCTTTTTGAAAGTAGTTTGTTTCTTACCATATGGTCACCCATGTACACAAATAATGTTGGGGTCATTGCTACGGCAGTTTAGGAGACATTCATGGTATTATTCCCATTTATTGTGGAAAATGCTTTCTTCAACCCCACATTGGTGCATCTCCATTGGTAATAGAGTGGGGGAGTAAAAGCATAGACTGACTATGCCAGGTTTTTACCCATGTAAATCACAGCAGACAGATTTATGGCAATTGTTTAAATAGTAGAGCTGTAAGAAATAACAACGAAAATCCGGATATACTTGGCTTTGGATACAGTGAAATAGATTGCAATTTGTAATACAGTTTACCTTCAGGTACCTTATTGTTGGTATTGTATTATGCCACTAGGATGCTGCTGGATTTTAATTGCTACTAGGATGCCTACAGCTCACAGAAATGTTCTCAGCTTTTTTGTATGTTTgctgagggaaataaaaataatgccacTTACTTTTTACAAGCTCCTATGTGAGACTCTCGGATCCTGTACAGCAAtgcttttgcaaatgcaaatgatGCTCTGTCACTGATGTCGTAAACAATGATAAATCCATCAGCCCAGTGGAGCTCATCTGTGAGGGAGAGCTTCCCCCGCTGTGGCTGAAAGAAGTTCAAATTCACATGCAAAGAGAGTGTTACTGTTGCACTTCAGAGTATTTCCTTTGCTGCAGTGAGTGTAAGAATGTTGTATCTTTTCTTGCAAAAGATATTAATAGGTCTAGGTGCTGGCATTGAATTCAAAGAGAGTCCTGCTCCAAAAGCCTAATAACCAACCATCACTAGAGATGGCATTTTGGATCATTGACAAATTCATTATGAAACATTTACACTTTATTTAAGCAGTAAAATTGCATAACCTGTACAGCCATTGCTTATGCTGAACATTCTGCAGAGTTACAGGAGAATGAAACATACAGGAGCCACCAGTATTTGTGCTGTTTCTTGTTATAGCTGTTTTGCATGTTCCTAATATTCTGACTGCAGTGAGCttaatttgttaaaaattctTTGTTCCCACCCATTTCTTCTTTGCATTGTTCAGGTCTGAAACAGTATTTACCCACAGGATAAATTTCTACAgggctagcaaaaaaaaaaaaatctgctttaaagcCACTGGTGACTTTAATAAAATTGGTGACAAAGTCACACAAGTGATAATGGGGTTCTACCAGTCCTTGAGTCCCTTCACCC
The genomic region above belongs to Mycteria americana isolate JAX WOST 10 ecotype Jacksonville Zoo and Gardens chromosome 1, USCA_MyAme_1.0, whole genome shotgun sequence and contains:
- the RERGL gene encoding ras-related and estrogen-regulated growth inhibitor-like protein, yielding MTEVKLAVLGGSGAGKSALAVRFLTRRFIGEYASNAECIYTKHLCLDGRQIHLEIYDPCSQPQRGKLSLTDELHWADGFIIVYDISDRASFAFAKALLYRIRESHIGACKKMVESSVFLVGNKQDLSHMREVGWDEGQKLAMDNKCQFCELSAAEHYQEVVTMFTKVLRNIISNFKVKEKRRPSGSKSMAKLINNVFGKRRKSV